CGTGGCGCGCGCCCGGTCCCGCCGCGCTCGGTGCAGCGCTTCCTCGGCGCGCTCTGACGGAGTCAGTCGACGCGCGGAATGCGGCCGTCGATGTCGGTGAACCCGTAGTACTCGGCGAGATCGGCCACCGGCCAGGGCAATCCGGTGCGCGAGCGCCGCCCGGCGTCGGTGGCGAGCGCTACGACGGCGCGGCCGGTGAAACGGGGTGTCTGCGCGTCGCCGAGGTCGAAGGTGCCCTCCCCGGGCAGCGTGACCAGCCGCCTGCCGTCGGCGTCGGCCGGAACCAGTTGCAGCAGTTCGGTGTTCACGATGCCGGGCCAGAGCGAGACCACGGTCACCTCGGTGCCGGCGAGGTTGTGCGCCAGGTCGGCGGTGAGCCGGTCCAGAGCGGATTTCGCGACGCCGTACACGGCGTTGTGCATGTATCTGCGTGCCCCTGGCGAGGAGATGTTGACGATCAGCCCGCCCGATTCGATCAATAGCGGTGCGGCGAAATAGCTCGCCACGTAATGGGATCGGACGCCGACGTCGAACGACTCGTCCCACGCCGCGGGCGGCACCTCCCAGAACGGCTTGCCCAGCCAGCGTGCCGCGGCGGGGGAGTTGTAGACGTTGTTGACCAGCACGTCCAGTCTGCCGTGCTCGGTGCGGATCAGCTCGAACAACCGCTCCACCGCGTCGTCGTCGCGGTGATCGCACACGAACGGGATGCCGACACCGCCCGCGGCATCGATTTCCGCGGCCGTGGCGTGTACGGTGCCGGGTAGCCGTCCCTGCGCCGCCGAGCGCCCGGTGACGAACACCGTGGCGCCCGCCGCACCGAGTTCCAGCGCGATCCCCTTGCCGATGCCGCGGCTGGCGCCGGTGACCACCGCGACCTTGCCTTCGAGCCTCTCGGGTATTCCGCTCACGAAACCGGAACATTACCGTGAAACGATAACGTGTTCTAGGTTTTGGAGGTCCGAGTGGAACTGACTCATCGGTTCGTGACGTCCGGCGGTGTCCGCATGCACGTCGCCGAGCAGGGAACGGGGCAGCCGGTGGTCTTCTGCCACGGTTTCCCGCACACCTGGTACATCTGGCATCGCCAGCTC
Above is a genomic segment from Nocardia sputorum containing:
- a CDS encoding SDR family NAD(P)-dependent oxidoreductase, encoding MSGIPERLEGKVAVVTGASRGIGKGIALELGAAGATVFVTGRSAAQGRLPGTVHATAAEIDAAGGVGIPFVCDHRDDDAVERLFELIRTEHGRLDVLVNNVYNSPAAARWLGKPFWEVPPAAWDESFDVGVRSHYVASYFAAPLLIESGGLIVNISSPGARRYMHNAVYGVAKSALDRLTADLAHNLAGTEVTVVSLWPGIVNTELLQLVPADADGRRLVTLPGEGTFDLGDAQTPRFTGRAVVALATDAGRRSRTGLPWPVADLAEYYGFTDIDGRIPRVD